A section of the Kluyveromyces lactis strain NRRL Y-1140 chromosome F complete sequence genome encodes:
- the SYS1 gene encoding Sys1p (similar to uniprot|P41544 Saccharomyces cerevisiae YJL004C SYS1 Multicopy suppressor of ypt6 null mutation), producing the protein MASLRRYMRVPRELLPTEIFKQESQSPGKIIVQIILLQMFYYLTASTLFYCWAKICGYEIKLKQWLFTWQDIDFSNSFGISLSALWLIDSLICVFFLTIIVGRSKLAWDFAITIHAINLVVVWTHTGLFPSLAWFILQFLSTLILIFLGTWITRWRELKDTFFEGMVDDDSAPASASQPASQVPGKSIELRDLEAQK; encoded by the coding sequence ATGGCTTCGCTTAGACGATACATGCGTGTTCCGAGAGAACTATTACCCActgaaatcttcaaacaaGAGTCTCAGTCCCCTGGTAAAATAATCGTTCAGATTATACTCTTGCAAATGTTCTATTATCTCACTGCATCAACTTTGTTTTATTGCTGGGCGAAAATATGTGGGTACGAAATAAAGCTAAAGCAATGGTTGTTTACATGGCAGGACATTGATTTCTCAAACTCTTTTggtatttctttatcagcCCTTTGGTTAATTGATTCCTTGATttgtgtcttttttttgaccATCATAGTGGGAAGGAGTAAACTCGCGTGGGATTTTGCCATTACAATCCATGCTATAAATCTAGTAGTAGTATGGACACACACAGGGCTATTCCCTTCACTAGCATGGTTTATCTTGCAATTTTTGTCTACACTGATATTGATTTTCCTTGGGACTTGGATTACCAGGTGGAGAGAGTTGAAAGACACATTTTTCGAAGGTATGGTGGATGACGATTCTGCACCTGCCAGTGCCAGCCAGCCAGCTTCTCAAGTTCCAGGGAAAAGCATCGAACTTAGAGATCTAGAAGcacaaaaataa
- the DRS1 gene encoding putative ATP-dependent RNA helicase (similar to uniprot|P32892 Saccharomyces cerevisiae YLL008W DRS1 Nucleolar DEAD-box protein required for ribosome assembly and function) — translation MAVKKFRSFDDFVPTISDSEEDVPDLDASDDEMEKKPVKSSKTKNKSKKKAKQQQGSHLDEDVHEDLNPEFQFSIDSGEVTTNFAGWDFQGDEKSDEVEKKDVDLDGIIRRKGGLIMMAATGSDAEESLSEESEEEPEEGDEPGESDDEDELALDGFGMGVKRKATEENEEDEEDEEEEDDDEDDDKKTEMSQADLGKGKDEDEDIEEDTKEEMAEFYAPEEESADAKKIVHKTFNSLSLSRPVLKGLGSLGYTSPSPIQSAAIPIALLGKDIIAGAVTGSGKTAAFMIPIIERLLYKPAHIASTRVVVLTPTRELAIQVADVGKNIGKFVNGLTFGLAVGGLNLRQQEQALKTRPDIVIATPGRFIDHLRNSASFSVDSVEILVIDEADRMLEEGFQEELQEIMSLIPSKRQTLLFSATMNSKIKQLISLSLKKPVRIMIDPPKQAADKLTQEFIRIRKRDHLKPALLYQLIRKLDNTSQKRIVVFVARKETAHKLRIVLGLLGMQVGELHGSLTQEQRLQSVNNFKSLQVPVLICTDLASRGLDIPKIEVVINFDMPKTYEIYLHRVGRTARAGREGRSVTFVGESSQDRSIVRSAIRSVEENAESGKALSRNVDWTQVEQVNSLIGAKGDVVEEIIEEEKQEKEILRAEMELRKGENMLKHKEEISARPRRTWFQSEAEKKNSKMLQVLAKNKKPINSKKRKQQEALAENPRLYKKTQKDRVEYQERQYSKKQAAYGKKGKKGKK, via the coding sequence ATGGCTGTTAAGAAGTTTAGATCATTCGATGATTTTGTTCCTACAATTAGTGATAGCGAAGAAGATGTTCCAGATTTAGATGCTTCTGATGAcgaaatggaaaagaagcCAGTGAAGTCCTCAAAAACTAAGAACAAATCTAAAAAGAAGGCCAAGCAACAACAGGGATCTCACTTGGACGAAGATGTCcatgaagatttgaatcCAGAATTCCAATTCTCCATTGACAGCGGAGAAGTTACCACCAACTTTGCAGGCTGGGATTTCCAAGGTGATGAGAAGAGTGATGAAgttgagaaaaaagatgTCGATCTAGATGGGATCattagaagaaaaggtGGTTTGATTATGATGGCTGCTACAGGCAGTGATGCCGAAGAAAGCCTATCAGAAGAGTccgaagaagaaccagaagAAGGAGACGAACCTGGCGAgagtgatgatgaagatgaattaGCTTTGGATGGGTTCGGTATGGGTGTCAAGAGAAAGGCAACAGaggaaaatgaagaagatgaagaggatgaagaagaagaggatgacGACGAAGATGACGACAAAAAGACCGAAATGAGTCAGGCAGATTTAGGTAAGGGAaaagacgaagatgaagacattgaagaagacactaaagaagaaatggcTGAATTTTATGCTCCAGAAGAGGAAAGTGCGGATGCTAAAAAGATCGTTCATAAAACTTTCAACAGCTTGTCGTTATCCCGTCCTGTGTTGAAAGGGCTTGGAAGTTTAGGATACACCAGTCCTTCTCCAATTCAAAGTGCTGCTATTCCTATTGCCCTTCTTGGTAAAGATATCATTGCCGGTGCTGTTACAGGTTCTGGTAAAACAGCTGCTTTTATGATTCCTATCATCGAACGTTTGTTGTACAAACCTGCACATATTGCATCAACAAGGGTTGTTGTACTAACTCCAACCCGTGAATTGGCTATTCAAGTGGCTGATGTTGGTAAAAATATCGGTAAGTTTGTTAACGGACTAACGTTTGGTTTGGCCGTCGGTGGTTTGAATTTAAgacaacaagaacaagcaTTGAAGACCAGACCTGATATCGTAATTGCCACACCAGGTAGATTTATCGATCATTTAAGAAATTCTGCGAGTTTCAGCGTTGATTCAGTTGAAATCTTGGTCATTGACGAAGCTGATAGAATGTTAGAAGAAGGTTTCCAAGAGGAACTACAAGAAATCATGTCTCTCATTCCAAGTAAGAGACAAACTCTGTTGTTTTCTGCTACAATGAACTCAAAAATTAAGCAATTAATCTCGCTATCTCTAAAGAAGCCTGTTAGGATTATGATTGATCCTCCAAAACAAGCAGCAGATAAATTGACACAGGAGTTCATCCGTATACGTAAAAGAGATCATCTCAAACCGGCATTattatatcaattgattagAAAGTTGGACAATACAAGCCAGAAGAGAATAGTAGTTTTTGTTGCTAGGAAAGAAACTGCCCATAAACTGAGAATCGTCCTTGGGTTATTGGGTATGCAAGTTGGTGAATTGCATGGTTCGTTAACCCAAGAACAACGTCTACAGTCTGTTAATAACTTCAAATCCTTACAAGTACCAGTCTTAATCTGTACCGATTTAGCTTCGAGAGGTTTagatattccaaaaattgaagtGGTTATCAATTTCGATATGCCAAAAACTTACGAAATTTACTTACACAGAGTTGGTCGTACTGCCAGAGCGGGTAGAGAAGGTCGTTCAGTAACCTTTGTAGGCGAATCATCTCAAGATAGAAGTATTGTCAGAAGTGCGATCAGATCAGTGGAAGAAAACGCTGAAAGTGGAAAGGCCTTGAGTAGAAACGTTGACTGGACACAAGTCGAGCAAGTCAACAGCTTGATTGGAGCAAAGGGTGATGTTGTAGAGGAgattattgaagaagaaaagcaagagaaagagataCTTAGAGCTGAAATGGAACTTCGCAAAGGTGAAAACATGCTAAAACACAAGGAAGAAATCAGTGCAAGGCCAAGAAGAACCTGGTTTCAATCAGAAGctgagaagaagaactcTAAAATGCTTCAAGTTTTGgcaaaaaacaaaaagcCAATCAACAGtaagaagagaaaacagCAAGAAGCATTGGCTGAGAATCCTCGGCTATATAAAAAGACACAAAAAGATCGTGTCGAATATCAGGAACGTCAATACAGCAAGAAGCAAGCTGCCTACGGAAAGAAGGGAAAGAAGGGTAAGAAATAA